One Fulvia fulva chromosome 12, complete sequence genomic region harbors:
- a CDS encoding Nicotinamide mononucleotide adenylyltransferase, with product MTSLPRCDKNMTEQDDPPTGGFAKLSIQDEDGNDRGIFFHGQNLDINFNAILKPRNVTMTETIPDMSIYRQLLPELASSLKTFQNSGSKFKVLKTVLPSSATPQDPRPIPAKPEEQGTLFILDSSVNPPSIAHRTLAQKVLEKSSLEHHPARRRLLLLFAVMNADKAPSPASFEHRLTMMTIFARDLLDSVSSSMNHIAMPVDIGVTTQPFYTDKSAAIETEGREWYPEGPKHIHLIGFDTLTRFFGAKYYREKFDPPFSALDPYFDHGHKLRVTLRPGDVAGEYGRVEKQKAFHENLANGGMEAEGGKREWAKQVELVEPVGDEGVSSTKIRKAANAEDWKEVRRLCTPGVAEWVKTEGFYKEDSRGAKMA from the coding sequence ATGACTTCACTCCCACGATGCGACAAGAACATGACTGAACAAGACGATCCTCCTACTGGTGGTTTCGCAAAGCTCTCCATCCAGGACGAAGATGGCAACGATCGAGGCATCTTCTTCCACGGCCAGAATCTCGACATAAACTTCAACGCAATCCTCAAACCACGAAATGTGACCATGACCGAAACGATACCAGACATGTCTATCTACCGCCAATTACTACCGGAGCTGGCCTCCTCCTTGAAGACTTTCCAGAACTCTGGATCTAAATTCAAAGTCCTGAAAACAGTTCTACCAAGCTCCGCAACACCACAGGACCCACGGCCGATACCTGCCAAGCCTGAAGAACAAGGAACCCTCTTCATCCTAGACTCCTCGGTCAATCCACCCTCCATAGCCCACAGAACTCTGGCCCAGAAAGTCCTCGAGAAGTCGTCCCTAGAACACCACCCAGCGCGAAGAAGACTCCTTCTCCTCTTTGCAGTAATGAACGCAGACAAAGCCCCATCCCCAGCATCCTTCGAGCACCGGCTCACAATGATGACAATCTTTGCTCGGGACTTACTGGACTCTGTCTCCTCTTCTATGAATCACATTGCGATGCCTGTCGACATTGGAGTCACCACCCAACCCTTCTACACCGACAAATCCGCCGCCATCGAAACCGAGGGACGGGAATGGTACCCCGAAGGACCCAAACACATCCATCTCATCGGCTTCGATACTCTGACCCGCTTCTTCGGCGCAAAGTACTACCGCGAGAAATTCGACCCACCATTCTCTGCCCTGGATCCTTATTTTGATCATGGTCACAAGCTTCGCGTCACGCTGCGGCCAGGCGATGTAGCGGGGGAATATGGTAGGGTTGAGAAGCAGAAAGCGTTTCATGAGAATCTTGCGAACGGCGGGATGGAAGCTGAGGGAGGAAAGAGGGAATGGGCGAAACAGGTTGAGTTGGTGGAGCCAGTGGGTGATGAGGGTGTGAGTAGTACGAAGATCAGGAAGGCGGCGAACGCAGAGGATTGGAAGGAGGTGAGGAGATTGTGTACGCCTGGAGTGGCGGAGTGGGTGAAGACGGAAGGGTTTTATAAGGAAGATTCGAGGGGAGCTAAGATGGCTTGA
- a CDS encoding Very-long-chain 3-oxoacyl-CoA reductase produces MFTKRPLLLTALSTVGAIWSSVKVYSLCSFAYLHLVHDSCLTKYLNLRGPPSWALVTGASDGIGKGFAEELLHRGFNVIIHGRNEQKLENVGRALLGRWPDREVQVLVCDAATAAKDPAMLLDAVRKLQKCNIRVLVNNVGGAARPLWVRLQDYSEESARMFLDVDCRFVPDLTRLLLPQLIASQPALIINIGSFVSDLPAPYISILGGAKAYGKAWFRSLALEMKLEGNEIEVMHVQVGMVSTSNDPRPLSLLVPSARQMASATLDKVGCGRSEVYGYWPHELHAHMLTDMPGFIREPLLMRIVKQLKLQEEADMKNH; encoded by the coding sequence ATGTTTACAAAACGGCCTCTGCTGTTGACAGCCTTGTCCACTGTTGGCGCGATCTGGTCCAGTGTCAAGGTGTACAGTCTCTGCTCCTTCGCCTACCTCCACCTTGTGCATGACAGCTGCTTGACCAAGTACCTCAATCTTCGTGGACCTCCCTCGTGGGCACTTGTCACAGGCGCATCCGACGGGATCGGGAAGGGGTTCGCGGAAGAGCTCCTTCACCGAGGCTTCAATGTGATCATCCATGGACGCAATGAGCAAAAGCTGGAGAACGTCGGGCGTGCTCTTCTGGGCCGATGGCCTGATAGAGAGGTCCAGGTTCTGGTCTGTGATGCCGCAACGGCAGCGAAGGATCCCGCAATGTTGCTCGATGCAGTGCGAAAGCTCCAGAAATGCAACATCAGGGTTCTTGTCAACAACGTTGGTGGCGCCGCCAGGCCACTTTGGGTACGACTCCAGGACTATAGCGAGGAGAGCGCTCGCATGTTCTTAGACGTCGACTGCCGCTTCGTGCCGGATCTCACACGATTACTGCTACCACAACTTATCGCTTCGCAGCCAGCGCTGATCATCAACATTGGAAGCTTCGTATCAGATCTACCAGCTCCTTACATCTCCATTTTGGGTGGCGCCAAGGCGTATGGTAAAGCATGGTTTCGGTCGCTCGCACTCGAGATGAAGCTTGAAGGCAATGAGATCGAAGTTATGCATGTGCAGGTCGGTATGGTATCTACGTCGAATGATCCACGACCACTTAGTCTTCTGGTACCTAGCGCCAGACAGATGGCTTCCGCGACACTGGACAAGGTGGGCTGCGGAAGGAGCGAAGTCTATGGATATTGGCCGCATGAGCTTCATGCTCATATGCTTACTGATATGCCAGGATTTATTCGCGAGCCTCTATTGATGCGCATTGTGAAGCAGCTTAAGCTGCAAGAAGAAGCGGACATGAAGAATCACTAG
- a CDS encoding Exportin-1 yields MSMTIEELDATVRAFYEGRGDQQKAAQASLNQFKENPDAWLLVDKILQEAQYPQTKYLGLQVLDNVIMTRWKVLPRDQCHGIRNFVVNFIIQQSSTEESLRKERALLNKLNLVLVSILKQEWPHNWPTFINEIVSSCRSSLPICENNMAILRLLSEEVFDFSAETMTSTKIRSLKQSMCDEFAAIYQLCAEILRTADQPSLIKATLETLLRFLNWIPLGYIFETPGSGQSLIETLRSRFLEVPEFRNITLKCLTEIGSLQTEQNWSEKLVQMFTETLTTISKIIPLSLDLKSTYASSNGRDQEFVQNLALFLTTFFSNHLTLVENLPNRDYLIHGHFYLIRISQIEDREIFKICLEYWTKLVCELYDEMQQIPITEMNPLINMSGMQNGGAMNPSIMANYPLRKHKYTDVLSNLRQVMIEKMVRPEEVLIVENDEGEIVREFVKESDTIQLYKTTRECLVFLTHLDVVDTEQIMSEKLARQVDGTEWSWANCNTLCWAIGSISGAMNEETEKRFLVTVIKDLLGLTEMKRGKDNKAVVASNIMYIVGQYPRFLKAHWKFLKTVVNKLFEFMHETHEGVQDMACDTFIKIANKCKRHFVIQQPGENEPFIDEIVKTMRKITCDLSPQQVHTFYEACGYMISAQGHKNTQERLIAELMSLPNQAWDQIIQSAHQDPSILQNAETIKVVGNIMKTNVAACSSIGSYFYPQIGRIYLDMLTMYRASSQLIDEAVQRDGNIATKMPKVRGLRTIKKEILKLITTYVEKADDLEMIHQNLVPQLLEAVLLDYKNNVPDAREAEVLAVITVLITKLQGIMTEQVPAILDAVFECTLDMINKDFSEYPEHRVEFFKMLRAMNQRCFPALLQLDQAHFKLVIDSCMWASKHDNRAVEGEGLNMCIELVENMANQTDQATCDAFFQNFYTTILQDVFFVLTDSDHKAGFKYQSMLLARLFWLVGANKIQNPIYSGDQAPAGTSNKDFLQNFVASLLSNAFPNLQALQITNFIKDLFANTEDHTKFKLILRDFLIQLKEFAGDNAELYQEDREKAAQDAKNQERERMAKVGGLLKPSELEDDEL; encoded by the exons ATGTCGATGACCATCGAGGAGCTCGACGCCACCGTGCGCGCCTTCTACGAGGGCCGTGGTGATCAGCAAAAGGCCGCACAAGCTTCCCTCAACCAGTTCAAAGAGAACCCGGACGCCTGGCTGTTGGTGGACAAGATTCTGCAAGAGGCGCAATACCCACAGACAAAGTACTTGGGTTTGCAAGTGCTCGACAATGTGATCATGACGAGGTGGAAGGTCCTGCCGCGCGACCAGTGCCACGGCATCAGGAACTTTGTCGTCAACTTCATCATCCAGCAGAGCAGCACCGAGGAGAGTCTGCGCAAGGAGCGAGCATTACTCAACAAGCTCAACCTCGTGCTGGTGAGCATCCTCAAACAGGAGTGGCCGCACAACTGGCCCACCTTCATCAACGAGATTGTTTCCTCGTGCCGGAGCAGTCTGCCCATTTGCGAGAACAACATGGCCATCCTGCGATTACTGTCAGAGGAGGTGTTCGACTTCTCTGCTGAGACTATGACCAGCACAAAGATCCGCTCACTCAAGCAGAGCATGTGCGACGAGTTTGCTGCCATCTACCAGCTGTGTGCCGAGATTCTGCGAACAGCGGACCAACCCAGTCTGATCAAGGCCACACTTGAGACGCTTCTCCGCTTTCTTAACTGGATCCCATTGGGCTACATCTTCGAGACGCCCGGTTCTGGTCAATCGCTTATCGAGACACTGCGCAGTCGATTCCTCGAAGTGCCCGAGTTCAGAAACATCACGTTGAAGTGTTTGACAGAGATTGGCAGCTTGCAGACAGAGCAGAACTGGAGCGAGAAGCTGGTGCAGATGTTCACGGAAACCCTCACCACCATCTCGAAGATCATCCCGCTCTCGCTCGACCTCAAGAGCACATACGCATCATCAAACGGCAGAGATCAAGAGTTCGTGCAGAACTTGGCGCTCTTCCTCACCACTTTCTTCAGCAATCATCTCACGCTAGTCGAGAACCTTCCGAACCGCGACTACCTCATTCACGGCCACTTCTACCTCATCCGAATCAGTCAAATCGAGGACCGTGAGATCTTCAAGATCTGCTTGGAGTACTGGACGAAGCTGGTCTGCGAGCTGTACGACGAGATGCAGCAGATACCCATCACCGAGATGAACCCGCTTATCAACATGAGTGGTATGCAGAATGGAGGTGCTATGAACCCTTCCATCATGGCAAACTACCCACTTCGGAAACACAAGTACACCGATGTGCTGTCGAATTTGCGACAAGTCATGATCGAGAAGATGGTGCGACCCGAAGAGGTGCTCATTGTTGAGAACGACGAAGGAGAGATTGTACGAGAGTTCGTGAAGGAGTCCGACACCATCCAGCTTTACAAGACCACAAGAGAATGCTTGGTGTTCCTGACACATTTGGACGTTGTGGATACCGAGCAGATCATGTCTGAGAAGCTCGCGCGACAGGTCGATGGCACGGAGTGGAGCTGGGCAAATTGCAACACGCTCTGCTGGGCGATCGGATCCATCTCGGGTGCTATGAATGAGGAGACCGAGAAGCGTTTCCTGGTCACCGTCATCAAGGACCTCCTCGGCCTCACTGAGATGAAGCGCGGTAAGGACAACAAGGCGGTCGTGGCATCGAACATCATGTACATTGTCGGCCAGTACCCACGTTTCCTCAAGGCACACTGGAAGTTCCTTAAGACGGTCGTCAACAAGCTGTTCGAGTTCATGCACGAGACTCACGAGGGTGTTCAGGACATGGCCTGCGATACCTTCATCAAGATCGCTAATAAGTGCAAGCGTCACTTCGTCATCCAGCAGCCTGGTGAGAATGAGCCATTCATTGACGAGATTGTCAAGACCATGCGTAAGATCACTTGCGATCTCTCACCTCAGCAGGTACATACGTTCTACGAGGCTTGCGGCTACATGATCAGCGCACAAGGACACAAGAACACACAGGAGCGACTGATCGCCGAGCTGATGAGCCTACCCAACCAAGCGTGGGACCAGATCATTCAGTCAGCCCACCAGGACCCAAGCATTCTCCAGAACGCCGAGACAATCAAGGTCGTTGGCAACATCATGAAGACAAACGTTGCAGCTTGCAGCAGTATTGGCTCATACTTCTACCCACAGATCGGTCGCATTTACTTGGACATGCTAACGATGTACCGTGCGTCATCGCAGCTCATTGACGAAGCTGTGCAGCGCGATGGCAACATTGCCACTAAGATGCCCAAGGTTCGAGGACTGCGGACGATCAAGAAGGAGATCCTCAAGCTCATCACGACCTACGTTGAAAAGGCCGACGATCTTGAGATGATCCATCAGAACCTTGTGCCGCAGCTCCTCGAAGCTGTCCTGCTGGATTACAAGAACAATGTGCCAGATGCACGAGAGGCGGAGGTCTTGGCGGTCATAACTGTGCTCATCACGAAGCTACAG GGTATCATGACCGAGCAAGTACCCGCGATCCTCGATGCTGTCTTCGAGTGCACGCTCGACATGATCAACAAGGACTTCTCCGAATACCCAGAACACCGTGTCGAGTTCTTCAAGATGCTTCGAGCCATGAATCAGCGCTGCTTCCCAGCTCTTCTGCAGCTCGACCAGGCGCACTTCAAGTTGGTCATCGACTCGTGCATGTGGGCGTCCAAGCACGACAACCGCGCTGTCGAAGGCGAAGGTCTCAACATGTGCATTGAGCTTGTGGAGAATATGGCGAACCAAACCGACCAGGCCACTTGTGATGCCTTCTTCCAAAACTTCTACACCACCATACTCCAGGACGTCTTCTTCGTGCTCACCGACTCAGACCACAAGGCTGGCTTCAAGTATCAGTCGATGCTCCTGGCTCGCCTATTCTGGCTTGTGGGCGCGAACAAGATCCAGAATCCAATCTACTCTGGCGATCAAGCACCAGCTGGAACGTCGAACAAGGACTTCCTTCAAAACTTCGTCGCAAGCTTGCTCAGCAATGCCTTCCCCAATCTGCAGGCATTGCAGATTACGAACTTCATCAAGGATCTCTTCGCCAACACCGAGGACCACACGAAGTTCAAGCTCATCCTACGTGACTTCTTGATCCAGCTCAAGGAGTTCGCCGGCGACAACGCCGAGCTCTACCAAGAAGATCGCGAGAAGGCCGCTCAGGATGCGAAGAACCAAGAGCGCGAGCGCATGGCCAAGGTTGGCGGTCTACTCAAGCCATCTGAGCTCGAAGACGACGAGCTTTGA
- a CDS encoding Type 1 phosphatases regulator yields MANPPHRQVRTAAGPGAASPASGSQTTLQTDSTPSATLRLRGASAEPSQPRRVVWAEDVIDNEGMGKKSSKVCCIYHKPHEPGDSDSEDSSSSDSGSDSEPDLSRAQKAGGKGRGRKHEHGDGGEHGKGKEKGNQRKPSPNAYERQPKYKGKKES; encoded by the coding sequence ATGGCCAACCCACCGCACCGCCAGGTCCGAACAGCAGCAGGACCCGGTGCTGCATCTCCCGCTTCAGGCTCTCAAACAACCCTCCAAACCGACTCCACTCCCTCAGCAACACTACGCCTACGCGGTGCTTCAGCAGAGCCATCTCAACCGAGACGCGTAGTCTGGGCCGAAGATGTGATCGACAACGAAGGAATGGGCAAGAAGTCCTCAAAAGTCTGCTGTATCTACCACAAACCTCACGAACCAGGCGACTCGGACTCAGAAGACAGCTCGAGCAGCGACAGTGGATCTGACAGCGAACCAGATCTGAGCAGGGCACAGAAGGCAGGCGGCAAGGGGAGAGGGAGGAAGCATGAGCATGGAGACGGCGGGGAGCATGGGAAGGGAAAGGAAAAGGGGAATCAAAGGAAACCAAGTCCGAATGCGTATGAGAGGCAGCCAAAGTACAAGGGAAAGAAGGAGAGCTGA
- a CDS encoding NADH-ubiquinone oxidoreductase, which translates to MAHQAGKNHAASLANKISSAKSYQKYTVHPEGFWGRVHAFFALDPKRSSGVPMNAQFRNPPPGGNDPLLYDDPVTVPAADLAENPYWKRDIRRSYPKLSVVNQSDVVGLLTVGSAAQPKDDVLKLGEAGSKQLAEVKEAGSRGLSTYFQSQKDKGLSAWKAVAGPDGLPPTPSSMHLQGKAYKLTEPEEQTYGGNYPCRTFV; encoded by the exons ATGGCGCACCAAGCTGGCAAGAACCATGCTGCGTCGCTCGCAAACAAGATCTCGAGCGCAAAG TCCTACCAAAAGTACACAGTTCATCCCGAAGGCTTCTGGGGCCGTGTCCACGCCTTCTTCGCCCTCGACCCCAAGCGCTCGTCTGGTGTGCCCATGAACGCCCAATTCCGCAACCCACCTCCCGGCGGCAACGACCCTCTCCTCTACGATGACCCCGTCACTGTCCCCGCGGCGGACCTCGCGGAGAACCCATACTGGAAACGCGATATCCGGCGATCATACCCAAAGCTGAGCGTCGTTAACCAGAGCGATGTCGTGGGACTTCTCACAGTTGGAAGCGCGGCGCAGCCGAAGGACGATGTGTTGAAGTTGGGAGAGGCGGGATCGAAACAGCTTGCGGAGGTGAAGGAGGCGGGCAGTCGGGGACTATCGACGTATTTCCAGAGTCAGAAGGATAAGGGATTGAGTGCATGGAAGGCTGTGGCAGGGCCTGATGGTCTGCCGCCCACGCCGAGCTCGATGCATTTGCAGGGGAAGGCGTATAAATTGACGGAGCCGGAGGAGCAGACTTATGGTGGAAA CTATCCGTGCAGGACGTTCGTATAG
- a CDS encoding L-xylulose reductase, producing the protein MAPRQSTNTGPNGDISTVEIVFSCGICQKLVSDVYFTKESNHGFNSSDHDESGVVTKFWMADCSHTFCGTHLEGGGAPFHRKDQQPSAPCPVCVVIHPQRTLRRELFGIRGLKPGEYAEEIPEMYFKCPPMSLDAGSPEMTAMKFQYSQMREYSKSVALHWRSEQRKRRILESTFSKERREWHKQESAFKERIAAMEKAEAKLRKWEQRRDMINHYLGLVGKMGGDINRMRSQLAQVGLHVPEGHYAFNPSKNNVPNTQQQQVQTHGKSRGDSAATLVGEQHHRSSSSRKRRHSIHDQYADDKENQDQLAPQVHRRNSRELMPPPLPRPRQPLQQPPPNMCSSDRPSGRPFDAFSRNPATTPREVIQIYDNGGWNDSQSTLPVSEHDYAPSGEMPAQARIPHALVALPFRPSQMQKPDSRPVAHEERVEPYYVDDVDARYQIPASSAAAPDHGTIPHPARRTDHRRPYSRIEKLHDHARLPVSQEAADPRISYFNADYVTMAQQSGEHAPREMKGFRRAAARPDTMQRPPARGILAPPPLPRRTDVPRSSIGEYSMPPSAPGSCAPSRSGSSAQRNRILLGGSFDPQLSHIRGVRRANASQPAYQRPGVPPSEAGSYVPSRSGSRAQRVPPGSSFDPQLSQIRGVRGASASQTYTRQEYTRVSSSTNTARMGGQRVLEGKIAIVTGASRGIGAAICENLASKGCNLIMNYTSDNSRDKTEQLGQELQQTHGIQTLPVQADLGAENGPAHIVNIAVNHFAHPKTRKLQIDIIVNNAGVANKKTIEECTSEDFTWLYNINVRGPLLLIKAAQPYLSHDRSGRIVNLSSVSSSLGFEGDAMYGGTKAALEAMTRSWARELSERCTVNAVNPGPVATDMYAGTTDEFQAKMAGWTRNAPLAKIRPEVDREDLVEKAEIAGGRPGYDHEVAGVVAMLCTPDSAWCTGSVICANGGFKFSY; encoded by the exons ATGGCGCCACGACAAAGCACCAATACAGGCCCCAATGGCGACATTTCGACCGTAGAGATCGTGTTCAGCTGCGGCATCTGCCAGAAGTTGGTCAGCGACGTCTACTTCACGAAAGAGAGCAACCATGGTTTCAATAGCTCCGACCACGACGAGAGTGGAGTAGTCACCAAGTTCTGGATGGCGGATTGCTCGCACACATTCTGTGGGACACACTTGGAGGGTGGTG GTGCGCCCTTTCATCGCAAAGATCAGCAGCCATCGGCACCATGCCCGGTATGCGTAGTCATCCATCCACAACGCACGTTGCGGCGCGAACTGTTTGGCATTCGTGGCCTGAAGCCAGGCGAGTACGCAGAGGAGATACCAGAAATGTACTTCAAGTGCCCACCAATGTCATTGGACGCTGGAAGCCCAGAGATGACTGCCATGAAA TTTCAATACTCACAGATGAGGGAGTATTCCAAATCTGTCGCTCTGCACTGGAGATCCGAGCAGCGAAAGAGACGGATACTGGAGAGCACCTTCTCGAAGGAGCGCAGAGAGTGGCACAAACAAGAGTCAGCCTTCAAGGAACGCATCGCCGCGATGGAAAAGGCCGAGGCTAAGCTGAGGAAGTGGGAACAGCGACGAGATATGATCAATCACTATCTTGGTCTGGTCGGCAAGATGGGAGG GGACATCAACCGCATGCGCTCACAACTTGCTCAGGTAGGCTTGCATGTACCTGAAGGACATTACGCTTTCAATCCGAGCAAAAACAATGTTCCGAATACACAGCAGCAGCAGGTTCAAACACATGGCAAAAGCCGAGGAGACAGCGCTGCTACTCTCG TGGGTGAACAGCACCACCGATCGTCTTCATCACGCAAGCGCAGGCATTCGATCCACGACCAGTATGCCGATGATAAAGAGAATCAAGACCAGCTCGCACCGCAAGTACACCGACGGAACAGCCGCGAACTCATGCCACCACCTCTGCCTCGACCAAGACAACCTTTGCAGCAGCCTCCACCGAACATGTGTTCCTCGGATCGGCCATCAGGACGGCCATTTGACGCCTTCTCTCGTAATCCAGCTACAACTCCAAGGGAGGTTATTCAGATCTACGACAATGGCGGCTGGAACGACAGCCAGTCGACTTTGCCTGTCAGCGAACATGATTACGCCCCATCGGGGGAAATGCCTGCGCAAGCGCGTATACCACATGCTTTGGTTGCACTGCCTTTTCGACCTTCGCAAATGCAGAAGCCAGATTCCCGTCCAGTTGCTCATGAAGAGCGAGTCGAGCCATACTATGTGGATGATGTGGATGCCAGGTACCAGATACCCGCGAGCTCTGCCGCTGCACCAGACCATGGTACGATTCCCCATCCGGCACGCCGAACAGACCATCGACGGCCGTATTCACGTATCGAGAAACTTCATGACCACGCACGCCTGCCAGTCAGTCAGGAAGCCGCAGACCCTCGCATCTCCTACTTCAACGCCGACTACGTCACCATGGCTCAGCAGTCTGGTGAGCATGCTCCCAGAGAAATGAAAGGCTTTCGACGTGCCGCGGCAAGACCAGACACTATGCAGCGGCCACCTGCTCGTGGAATCTTGGCACCTCCTCCACTGCCTCGTCGAACAGATGTGCCGAGAAGCTCGATCGGCGAGTACAGTATGCCACCGTCTGCACCAGGCTCCTGCGCCCCAAGCAGATCTGGCTCATCCGCTCAACGAAACCGAATACTTCTAGGCGGCTCCTTCGACCCTCAGCTATCTCACATTCGTGGAGTTCGTAGGGCCAATGCATCACAGCCTGCGTACCAACGTCCAGGGGTACCTCCATCAGAAGCAGGCTCCTACGTCCCAAGCAGATCTGGCTCCCGCGCTCAACGAGTACCTCCAGGCAGCTCTTTCGACCCTCAGCTGTCTCAGATTCGTGGCGTTCGCGGAGCCAGTGCCTCGCAGACATACACTCGCCAAG AATACACCCGCGTCTCATCATCCACCAACACCGCCCGTATGGGTGGCCAACGCGTCCTGGAAGGCAAAATCGCCATCGTTACTGGAGCCTCCAGAGGCATTGGTGCAGCGATATGCGAGAACTTAGCTAGCAAAGGTTGCAATCTAATCATGAACTACACCTCCGACAACTCCAGGGACAAGACTGAACAGCTCGGCCAAGAACTCCAGCAGACCCACGGCATTCAGACTCTACCTGTCCAAGCAGATCTCGGCGCCGAAAACGGTCCGGCACATATCGTCAACATTGCTGTCAACCATTTTGCACATCCTAAGACGAGGAAGTTGCAGATTGATATCATCGTCAACAAT GCCGGCGTAGCCAACAAGAAAACAATAGAAGAATGCACCTCCGAAGACTTTACCTGGCTCTACAACATCAACGTCCGTGGTCCCCTTCTCCTCATCAAAGCAGCGCAACCATACCTGTCTCACGATCGCAGTGGCCGCATCGTCAATCTCTCCAGCGTCTCGAGCAGTCTCGGCTTCGAAGGCGATGCAATGTACGGCGGGACCAAAGCTGCATTGGAAGCCATGACGAGATCTTGGGCGAGAGAGTTGAGCGAGAGGTGTACCGTGAATGCTGTCAACCCTGGGCCTGTCGCGACGGATATGTATGCGGGTACTACGGATGAATTTCAGGCGAAGATGGCGGGCTGGACGAGGAATGCGCCGCTGGCGAAGATCAGGCCGGAGGTTGATAGGGAGGACTTGGTGGAGAAGGCGGAGATTGCTGGTGGACGGCCG GGCTATGACCACGAAGTGGCCGGCGTCGTCGCTATGCTTTGCACGCCTGACAGTGCATGGTGCACTGGCTCGGTTATCTGTGCAAACGGCGGCTTCAAGTTCAGCTACTAG